A genomic segment from Psychrobacter arcticus 273-4 encodes:
- a CDS encoding enoyl-CoA hydratase, protein MTDYTNLKLSIDGHTATLTLNNPPAHTWTMDSLKALKQLVTDLNANDEVYALIIHGDGEKFFSAGADLNNFADGDKGRAISMAIAFGEAFEALSAYRGVSIAVINGYAMGGGLECALACDIRIAEDHAQMALPEAGVGLLPCAGGTQNLTALVGEGWAKRMILCGERVDAQTALRIGLVEEVAAKGEGLQVAQALAQKVAKQSPVAVSYSKALIQAARHTPPAKNLIHEREAFVKLFDTEDQREGVQAFLEKRKPVWQNK, encoded by the coding sequence ATGACGGATTATACCAACTTAAAACTATCGATTGATGGCCATACTGCAACGCTAACCCTAAATAACCCACCTGCTCATACGTGGACGATGGACAGTCTCAAGGCGCTTAAGCAGCTGGTCACTGATCTCAATGCCAATGATGAGGTATATGCCTTAATTATACATGGCGATGGCGAAAAGTTCTTTTCGGCGGGTGCTGATTTAAATAATTTTGCAGATGGTGATAAAGGTCGTGCGATCAGTATGGCGATAGCCTTTGGTGAAGCATTTGAGGCGCTGTCAGCCTATCGCGGCGTTAGTATCGCGGTTATCAATGGTTATGCGATGGGCGGTGGTCTTGAGTGTGCGCTCGCTTGTGATATCCGTATCGCAGAAGACCATGCCCAAATGGCGCTACCTGAAGCAGGTGTTGGTTTATTGCCATGTGCCGGTGGTACACAAAATCTAACGGCCTTAGTGGGCGAGGGCTGGGCAAAGCGCATGATATTATGCGGCGAGCGCGTCGATGCCCAAACCGCACTTCGCATTGGCTTAGTCGAAGAAGTTGCTGCGAAAGGTGAAGGATTACAAGTAGCTCAGGCATTGGCGCAAAAAGTCGCTAAGCAATCACCGGTTGCGGTCAGTTATTCTAAAGCGCTTATCCAAGCAGCAAGACACACACCACCTGCGAAAAACCTTATTCATGAGCGTGAAGCTTTTGTTAAATTATTTGATACTGAAGATCAGCGTGAAGGTGTGCAAGCGTTCTTAGAAAAGCGTAAGCCTGTTTGGCAAAATAAGTAA
- a CDS encoding enoyl-CoA hydratase/isomerase family protein: MTAAIEGTPDAPVLFSTEPTDCGHLIGIMTLNMPKSLNALSVEMCQLLSQQLEQWEGDDQVVALLLKGAGDKAFCAGGDIRRLYDSMSTTAPMPNPYATDFFGHEYNLYRKMHFYPKPLILWGDGIIMGGGMGLMAGCSHRLVTERTRFAMPEITIGLFPDASGSWFLQRMPAKTGLFLGLTGAQCNGSDALLVNLAEYAVASNDYDAIMQCLKQSDWQTTADADNKESHKENNNSAHSIVSRALAAQPVAELPASKLAQHWRAIQQLMNSGGLGDIDALLQSDEALTQLDADFSADSWTQRAVATYRHGCPVTAALTYALYHKVTDLSLEQVLYLETNVAVHCAANPDFKEGVRALLIDKDRSPHWSRTLADCLSVEGQNYIQQHFTNPYDKGEHPLDDWLSNAALGNEAVR; the protein is encoded by the coding sequence ATGACAGCAGCTATAGAAGGCACACCAGACGCGCCGGTATTATTCAGCACCGAGCCGACAGATTGTGGTCACCTTATTGGGATAATGACGTTAAATATGCCAAAGTCTCTTAATGCCCTGAGCGTTGAGATGTGTCAATTATTATCACAACAACTAGAGCAGTGGGAAGGTGATGATCAAGTGGTGGCATTGCTATTAAAAGGCGCAGGCGATAAGGCGTTTTGTGCAGGCGGTGATATTCGCAGGTTATATGACAGTATGTCAACAACGGCGCCTATGCCGAACCCTTATGCGACCGATTTTTTTGGTCATGAATATAATCTCTATCGAAAAATGCACTTTTATCCCAAACCATTAATCTTGTGGGGCGACGGCATTATTATGGGTGGGGGTATGGGGTTGATGGCAGGCTGTAGCCATCGACTGGTCACTGAGCGTACCCGTTTTGCCATGCCTGAGATTACCATTGGCTTATTCCCCGATGCGTCTGGCAGTTGGTTCTTACAGCGTATGCCTGCCAAAACAGGCTTATTTTTAGGACTGACAGGGGCGCAGTGTAATGGCAGCGATGCGCTACTGGTTAATCTTGCTGAATATGCGGTTGCTAGTAATGATTATGACGCCATCATGCAATGTCTGAAGCAAAGTGACTGGCAGACGACAGCTGATGCGGACAATAAAGAAAGCCATAAAGAAAATAACAACAGCGCCCATAGCATCGTGAGTCGAGCACTGGCGGCGCAGCCCGTTGCTGAACTGCCTGCTAGTAAGCTGGCACAGCATTGGCGTGCTATCCAGCAGCTGATGAACAGCGGCGGCTTGGGTGACATTGATGCGCTATTACAAAGTGATGAAGCCCTTACACAACTTGATGCAGATTTTTCTGCCGACAGTTGGACACAGCGAGCCGTAGCAACCTATCGACATGGCTGCCCAGTGACTGCGGCGTTGACCTATGCGCTATATCATAAGGTGACGGATTTATCGCTAGAGCAAGTCTTGTATCTAGAGACCAATGTTGCTGTACATTGTGCGGCTAACCCTGATTTTAAAGAAGGCGTAAGAGCGTTATTGATTGATAAAGATCGCAGCCCGCACTGGTCACGTACGTTAGCTGACTGCTTGAGCGTAGAGGGGCAAAACTATATCCAGCAGCACTTTACCAATCCTTATGATAAAGGTGAGCATCCTTTAGATGATTGGCTTAGCAATGCAGCATTGGGTAATGAAGCGGTCCGCTAA
- the mmsB gene encoding 3-hydroxyisobutyrate dehydrogenase — protein sequence MATNDKGSSNTTTTDNDGTTAKPNIAFIGLGNMGGPMAENLLKAGYTLSVYDLSAEATARLQQAGANIANSPKDAAQNAQVVISMLPAGKHVHSVYLGEDRSKGLLADLPKGTLVIDSSTIAAADARKVAEAASKLGIDFLDAPVSGGTGGAIAGTLTFIVGGSDDAFAKAEPILAVMGKNIFHAGEHGAGQVAKICNNMLLGILMAGTAEAINLGVKNGLDPKVLSDIMLQSSGRNWTLEVYNPYPQVMENVPSSNGYQGGFMSKLMQKDLNLAMQTAQDTNVETPMGAKATELYAAHTVENGDRDFSSIMARYDSSVLS from the coding sequence ATGGCTACAAACGATAAAGGCTCAAGTAATACAACTACGACTGATAATGACGGTACTACAGCAAAGCCAAATATCGCCTTTATCGGACTTGGTAATATGGGCGGCCCAATGGCAGAAAACTTGTTAAAGGCAGGTTATACGCTATCGGTTTATGATTTATCTGCAGAGGCGACCGCGCGCTTGCAACAAGCGGGTGCCAATATAGCAAACAGTCCTAAAGACGCTGCCCAAAATGCCCAAGTGGTTATCAGCATGTTACCCGCAGGCAAGCACGTCCATTCTGTCTATTTAGGAGAAGATCGCTCTAAGGGTTTACTTGCAGACTTACCAAAAGGTACTTTGGTGATTGATAGCAGTACGATAGCCGCCGCTGACGCAAGGAAGGTAGCAGAAGCTGCGAGTAAGCTTGGTATCGACTTCTTAGATGCGCCAGTCTCTGGTGGTACAGGCGGTGCCATCGCTGGTACGCTAACCTTTATCGTTGGTGGTAGCGACGACGCATTCGCTAAAGCTGAGCCGATACTGGCTGTCATGGGCAAAAACATCTTTCATGCAGGCGAGCATGGTGCAGGACAAGTTGCAAAAATCTGTAATAACATGCTGCTTGGGATTTTGATGGCAGGAACGGCAGAAGCGATTAATCTGGGCGTCAAAAACGGTCTCGACCCGAAAGTGCTATCCGATATCATGCTGCAAAGCTCAGGCCGTAACTGGACGCTAGAGGTCTATAACCCTTATCCGCAAGTGATGGAAAACGTCCCATCGAGTAATGGCTATCAAGGTGGCTTTATGAGTAAGCTGATGCAAAAAGACCTTAACCTTGCTATGCAGACTGCTCAAGATACCAATGTTGAGACACCAATGGGCGCTAAAGCAACCGAGCTTTATGCCGCGCATACCGTTGAGAATGGCGACAGAGATTTTTCTAGCATTATGGCGCGTTACGACAGCTCTGTATTGTCTTAA
- a CDS encoding IclR family transcriptional regulator, whose amino-acid sequence MPKVSSITRVLEIIEAVSYASKPLSPLELSQELDIPKPTIHRLIQNLVDEGFVTIDIGGGIIPGKRVRNLGVELWQQRLFFNERQMILQKLVDELKETCGIGVPYQMNMIYTNRAKTTLPIQIYLPVGAKSPMWCTATGKLYLSQLSSASRNKILQNLSLDKFTKNTITDIDALNAELDRIAETGIGIDNEEFISEMVAIAVPIRDRKSRYLASLYLHAPTIRVSLDDLLAHVPRLQKAAQDIQSLVYELPS is encoded by the coding sequence ATGCCCAAAGTATCATCGATTACCCGTGTGCTAGAGATTATCGAGGCAGTATCTTATGCTTCAAAACCGCTCTCGCCACTTGAACTATCGCAAGAGCTTGATATTCCAAAGCCAACCATTCATCGATTGATTCAAAATCTGGTCGATGAAGGGTTTGTGACGATTGACATTGGCGGCGGTATTATACCGGGCAAGCGGGTACGCAATTTGGGTGTTGAGCTTTGGCAGCAGCGACTGTTCTTTAATGAGCGGCAAATGATTTTGCAAAAACTGGTCGATGAGCTCAAAGAGACCTGCGGTATCGGTGTTCCTTATCAGATGAATATGATCTACACCAATCGCGCAAAAACGACCTTGCCAATACAGATTTATTTGCCAGTGGGCGCAAAATCACCCATGTGGTGTACTGCTACCGGCAAGCTTTATTTGAGTCAGCTATCAAGTGCAAGTCGCAACAAAATACTGCAAAATTTATCATTAGATAAGTTTACCAAAAACACCATCACTGATATCGATGCATTAAACGCTGAGCTTGATCGTATCGCTGAAACAGGCATTGGTATCGACAATGAAGAGTTTATCTCTGAGATGGTAGCAATCGCCGTACCGATACGGGATAGAAAATCACGCTACCTTGCTTCGCTGTATCTTCATGCGCCGACTATACGGGTATCTTTAGATGATCTATTAGCCCATGTCCCACGACTACAAAAAGCGGCGCAAGATATTCAGTCGCTCGTCTATGAGCTGCCAAGTTAA